The genomic stretch ATCTCCTCGCGAAACGCGTTGCCGCACTGAAAGTTGCGCCCGCCACCGACCCGGACGCACAGATCGGTCCCATGATCAACGCGCGCGCCATCAACAAGATTGCCCGCCATATCGAAGACGCCGTCAAACAGGGGGCCAAGGTGCTGACAGGCGGCAAGCGCCTGACCGAACTCGGCCCGAACTACTATGCGCCGACCGTGTTGACCGATGCACAGGCCGGCATGCTCGTCTGCTGCGAAGAAACCTTTGGCCCGGTCGCGCCGCTGTTCCGTTTCGATGAGGAAGCCGAAGCGATCCACCTCGCGAACGACACGCCGTTCGGCCTCGCCGCCTATTTCTACACGTAGGACGTACGGCGCATCGATCGCGTTGCGGGCCAGCTCGAAGCGGGCGTGATCGGTATCAACGAAGGCGCAGTGTCGAGCGAGGCCGCACCGTTCGGCGGCGTGAAGGAATCGTGCTATGGCCGCGAAGGCTCGAAGTACGGGCTCGACGATTACATGTCGATCAAGTATCTCTGCCAGGGCGGGCTGGACTGACAGCCTCCCGCGCGTTCTTCCTCCCGGCTCATGGGCATTGCACCGTCTACGGCATAACCCGTTATCCTCTGACTACCGAAGCTGTGTCTGACCGGTTTGTTCATCTACGCGCACCGGTTTGGGTCGTGACGATGACGAGTTCGTCGTGCAGATGCCATATCACGACTTTATCCGAACCGTCCTTGAACGTAGTACGGCGAGCGCGCGACGATCCCCTGCGTCGCGGCGCCGGTAATTAGGAAAAGGGCTTATCTGATTAGAGGTCCAGCGTCGCTGACCATTTAGAACTGGTGGCGAATACCCACCATCGCACCCGTTTGATTCACCCCGGGCAATGGCGAGGAAGCCGGTGGGATCACGCCGCCGTCAATCGTGAACGCTGCGTTGCGCTGGTTGAACACACGCCCCGCGGTGACGTACACGGCAGTGCGCTTGGACAATAAGTACGTCGCGCGCGCTGCGAACAGGGATGCGCCCGCGGAACTCCCGCCGTTCACCGATATATGTCCGAACTGGGCGTCAAGGGCGATTTGTGGAAGGACGAAATAGGTCCCGCCAAGCCACCAGTAGTTGCTGACCGCATCAAAAAGGGTCGGCGTCTGCTCCCCGTGATTGATTCGGTGGAGAAATCCCGCACCGATAGTCGCGGTACCAAACTTCACGTAGCCGTCGATAACGGCACGTGTATCCGTTTGCGAGCTAAGCGGCAGGGGCGAGCCGACGCCGCCACCACCATAGTTGCGGTCGAAGGCCGTCGCTACGCCCCATGTCGCCGCTTCATATTTCACCATGGCAGAGATTGACTTGCAGGCCCGCCAGTCCGTCGGCGACTGCCCGGCGCATCCTCCGGCCTCCGCAGGATCCACCCCGTCACGCCCCAACGAATACGTTGCACCCACGGTCAGCCCCGATGACGTGAAGGAGTAGGCGACAGCGTTGTCGAGTCGCGGTTGAGCCAGGTACGGGTCCAGATCGCCGGCGGCATAGACATTCGGCCCCATCGTGTCTCCCGGCAAGGCCCAATAGATCTGAGAGTATTGCCGGCCCAGGGATAACGTCCCCCATCGCCCTGAAAGCCCGACATAAGCCTGCCGGCCGAATAAACGGCCACCTTGATTCAGCGCGCCGGTTGACGGGGCAAAGCCCGACTCCAATACAAAAATCGCGCTAAGACCACCACCCAGATCCTCCTTGCCACGCAGACCCCACCTTGAGGGGATCGATCCCGTGAGCGACGGCTCACGCACCACGCTCGACTTGTGAGGACCGACGTTTGTCACGTACTCAATGCCTGTATCGATAATCCCATACAGGGTGACAGAGCTCTGTGCCTGGGATACTCCCGGCGCACATACCGCAAGAAACGAAAGCCCCCACCCAAGCATCCGACGCCATGCAAAACCACACCCCTGCCGACTCGACTGCGAACCCATCATCTGTCTCCCTTTTGGTTGCGTGCTTCCGTGGAAGATAATTTTTATTCATCTTCCATGTCAAACCATTTACTGTGGGGAGTTACCCGTACCAGACACTTACGAGGTTCACGATTGCTATATACGGCAAGCCTCACCGGCAATAATCCGGCGCTCTTACCGCGATTTTTACGCGGATCGGCGTTTGCCCTATCTCGACATCCGTCACGCGATTTAGTATCTTCCGTGGAAGACATAATTTATAGGCGTGGCCAGCTGAGCAGGAGTGCGTTGACAAATGAAAGATTTGGAAGACCAACAGACAATTCACGGCCGCGGTATCGCGCCATCGCTGAACCCAGCAGTGGGGACGTCAATGGCCGAGGCAACGAGACATGCCGGGGCGAAGGATCGTGCACACCCCGGCTTCGTCTGGCACGACGACTATGCACTTGGCCATCAGGCGATGGACGAGACTCACCGTGAGTTTGTCGCATGTGTACACGCGCTGCTGAGTACGGAAGACGACCATCTTGAGCACGCACTCGAAGCGTTTGCCGACCATACGCACCGCCATTTTGGCGAGGAAGACGCCTCGATGCGCGAGACAGCCTACGGTTCAGCGGGCTGCCATATCGAAGAGCATGCGGCCGTGCTCCAGTCGCTCGACGATGTACGCGCCATGCTGGCTGATGGACGAACCGAGGTTGTCCGCTCTTTTGCCAGAGCACTGATGGATTGGTTTCCGGAACACGTGCGCGTGATGGACCAAGGTCTGGCGCGCTGGCTAGTTCAGCGCCAGTTGGGCGCCTCGCCAGTCGTCATCCGGCGTCGACTTCACATCGACGCGTGACACGCTACCCTCTTTATGCCTACATCCCCATGGAAGATAAATCGATCCCAATGAATACCTTGCTGCAAGTCAAAGTCGCCAGCAAGATCTGGCTGGCGGACGACATTGGCGGCTACGAACTCTCGCCGTTGTCGGATGGTGGACTGCCTGCCTTCGAAGCAGGTTCGCACATCGACCTGCACGTGCCTCTGGGTCCCATGCGTCAGTACTCCTTGTATGACTTGCCGGGCGAAAACCCGTGCTACCGGATCGGCGTGCTGCGGGACCCCCAGTCCCGCGGCGGCTCGGTGAAACTTCTCGATGACGTGCAGGTGGGAGACACGCTCACGATCAGCGCCCCGCGCAACCACTTTGCCCTGCACAGCGGTCAGGAAGACCGTTCGATTCTGTTCGCGGGCGGTATCGGCATCACGCCAATCCTCTGCATGGCGCAGCAACTGGCGCGCGAGCGCCGCCCATTCGAGATGCACTATTGCGGGCGCACGTTGTCGCGCATGGCTTTCGTCGACCGCCTGCAACAAGCGCAATTTGGCGACGAGTCGCAGGTGCACGTGCACGTCGACGACGGCACCCCCGGCCAGCAACTCGACGCCAGCTCCTCGATCGGTTCGCCATCGCCCGACAAGCATCTGTACGTGTGTGGACCCACCGGTTTCATGGACCACATCCTGCAGACTGCGCGCGAACTCGGTTGGGACGAGGGACACCTGCACCGCGAATATTTCGCGGCATCGCCAATCGATTCTTCGGATGACGAACGGTTTGAAATCGAGATCGGCAGCAGCGGCCGGATCATCGAGGTTCACGCGGATCAAAGTGCCGCGCACGCTTTGCTCGACGCCGGGTTCAACCTGCCGCTGTCCTGCGAACAGGGTGTCTGTGGCACCTGCATGACGAAGGTGCTGGACGGCGTTCCCGACCATCGAGACCTTTATCTGACGGACGAAGAGCGGGCAAGCAACGACAGCTTCATGCCGTGCTGCTCGCGCGCGAAAACTTCCCGGCTGGTGCTCGATCTTTGAGCCTGCCAGTCACCCACTGCCAAACATCGTAGCGAGGGATCAACATGTTGACCAGGCAAGATAACGAATTGTTGTGCCGTACTGGAACAGGTACGGCGATGGGCGATGCGATGCGCCGCTTCTGGCTGCCCGTGATCCAGTCGTCGGACATGCCGCAGGCGAATGGAGAACCGCAGACAATTGACCTGCTCGGTGAGCGGTTTGTCGTGTGGCGCGACCAGTTGGGGCGGCCCGGCATCTATGCGGAGGGGTGCCTGCACCGGGGTGCTTCAATGCAATTGGCCCGCTCGGAGGGCGATGGGCTGCGCTGCATCTATCACGGCTGGAAGTTTGCGGTGGATGGGACTGTCCTCGAGACCCCAAACGTCGAGGATCCGAAATTCAAGGAGCGCATCAAGGGTCGAACCTACCCCGTTCGGGAGGTGGGTGGCATCGTCTGGGGTTATCTGGGCCCCAAAGGTAAAGAGCCGCCCTTCCCGCATTGGGCCTTTATGGACCAGCCGGACTCGAACCGTATCAATGCCTGCGCAGTTGTCAACGCCAATTTTGTTCAGGTGATCGAAGGTCTTGTCGACTCATCGCATTTGACCGTCCTTCATAGTTCCGTACTGGCCAAAACTAACGACTCCAATCTCGACTACGCGAAGAAGACTTCGCACATGCAGTTCGACGCGGCCCCCAAGATCGAAGCCGACGAGACAGACTTCGGCTTCCACTATGTAGCCATCCGCCAAACCGGCGACAAGCGTATCGCTCGAGTCACGTCGTTCATCGCCCCCTGCTTCATCGCTAACGCGAACGGGGATGTCTGGCTTGCGATCGTGCCGGTGAACGACGAGCGCTGCAACCTGTATCACGTGTGGTGGGATGCCGAAAAGCACGTTGGCGAAGAGCCGCTGCGCACCGAGCAACTCACGTTCGTGGGTCTGGATGAGCCGACCCTGCGCAAGTACGGGATGACGGCCGACACTTGCGACTCTCCGGCGGCAATGTCCGTTGCCAATGGCTACCGTCAGGACCGCGGACAGCAGCGGAACGGTCATTTCACCGGCTTTGACAGCATCACGCAGGAAGATGCCGCATGCAGCGTGTCGAGCGGCGCGATTCGCGACCGATCGCAGGAGATGCTATCCACGGCCGACATCGCGATCAGTCGTCTTCAGCGCTGCTTGCTGACGTATGCCCGGGCGGCTCGCGACCAGCAGGAGATAGCCGCGCTGCGAGCGGACGCTGGCAGCGCCATTGGCGTATCCGGTGAGATCGGTCTCGACGAGGACTGGCGGACCCTGGTTCCGCACCATCGGATCGTTTCGTCCCATGCTGCCCGTGCAGAGCGCAGCCAATAACGAAAATCAAGAAAGGAGCTTTATATGTTGAGCCACAATGACAACGAGATTCTCTGCCGCGTCGGCCCGGGTACGCCGGGGGGCGCCTTGATGCGACGTTACTGGCACCCAGTGTGCACCTCGGCCCAGTTGCCGCATCCGGACTGCGCGCCCCTCCGCGTCCGTCTGCTCGGCGAGAACTATGTCGTATTCCGCGACACCGAGGGCAAGGTAGGCTTTCTGGAAGAGCTGTGCATGCATCGCGGTGCGTCGCTCGCACTTGGAAGGGTCGAAGAAGGCGGCATCCGGTGCCTCTATCACGGCTGGAAGTTCAGCGTTTCCGGTGCCGTAATGGAAACGCCGAACCACGCCGATCCGAAGTACGCGGCACGGATGAAGGCACCGGCTTTTCCAGCGCGCGAGGAAGGCGGCATCGTCTGGGCCTACGTCGGCCCGCTCGAGTTGCTTCCGGCGTTTTCGCATTACGCTTTTATGGACTCCGCACCGAACAATCGCGTCGTGCTGCGCGTCAACGTCGCCTGCAATTATCTGCAGCTGGTCGAAGGCGGAGAGGACAGTTCTCATGTCGGCGTATTGCACACCAACATGGCGCGCCCCGGCTGGAAAGATGACGAATTCACGCCCAACCCTGACGTAGTCAATCCCGCTGCGCTTGCATCCAATGACCTGGAACCGGCTCTGAAAATCGAAGATACGGCCTTCGGATTCCACTATGTCGCTCTGCGCAAGACTGCGGACCCGAGAGTGCGCAACGCACGCGTGGTGCCGTTTATCGTCCCGTACGGTCGCATCATCCCTGCCCCGGCGTTTCAGTTCACCGTCCTCGAGGTTCCGGAAGACGACACGCACACAAGCACCTACATCGTCGTCCACGGCGACGCCCCGGTGACTGAAGAGAAGATTATCGAATTGCTCGGCTTGAACGACCCCAAGTACTACGACCGCAAGAATTGCACGTTCTCGGCTAGCTGGATGGACACGTTCGGCCAGAACCGCGAACTGATGAAGGAAAACTGGACCGGATTGCGCGGCGTCGAGGTGGAGGACGCAACGATCGGGCTGTCTCAGGGACCGCTCTACGACCGATCGCGCGAGCACCTGGTGCCCGCCGACCAGGCTGTCGTGCGCGTGCGCCGTGTGCTGCTGGATGCGATCAAGCGTGTGATGGAGAACCGGCAACCGCCAGCGCTCGGCCTCGACCTCCGGGGCGTGAGCGCCTGCGACCGACAACTCGAAGACGGTACAGCCTGGCAAGACCTGCTGCCAGGCCATCGCCAGACAGTGACTGCCTGAGAAGGCGACTCCCGTGACCCACAACAGCCATAACGATGTACCGGACTACTTGTCCTTGTTACGGCTCGACGGCCGCGGTTTTGTGGTGCTCGGCGCGGGCCAGGGTATCGGCGAGCAGACCGTTCATGCTCTCGCACAGGCGGATGCTCGCGTGCTCTGCGTCGATCGCCCCCACGATTGCACACTTTTCGGATGCGGAACGCGCTGCGGGCAATGAGTTTTGCCTGCGCACACTGGCGTTGATGGAAGAATTGGCACTTCCGGATCTTGACGAACCTGACGATGCATTGCCGAAGCCCCGGGTCAAAGGCACGCGGCGCTCGCTGCGCAATCGCGGATGATCCCCCTCACCTTCCTCGCGGCCGACATCGCCGTCTTCGCCTGCACCGCCACCTCGTTCTGCTCGACGATCTTCGCGATCTCCGCATCGGCTTGTTCGCCGTACTGCGCAAACACGTCGGTGTGATACGTCGTGTTCACAGCAGCGCCAAGCTGCGTGCCGGAGTCGTCGCGCGTGTCGGCGTCGACCGCCATCGACAAGCCAATGCGAAGCGGATGCGCCTCCAACTCCTTCGGGTCGAGCGCGATACGCACCGGCAAGCGCTGCACGATCTTGATCCAGTTGCCGGTCGCGTTCTGCGCCGGCAACGTCGCGAATGCGCTGCCCGTGCCCGCCGAGAAGCCGATCACCCGTCCGTGGTACTTGACGCTCGAGCCGTAGACATCTGCCGTCATCGTGACCGGCTGACCGATACGCATCCGGTGCAGTTGCACTTCCTTGAAGTTCGCATCGACCCACACGCCGTCGAGCGGCACGATCGACATCAGCGGCGTGCCCGGCGCGACGCGCTGGCCCACTTGCACCGAGCGCTGCGCGACGTAGCCCGTCACCGGCGCCGGCAGCGTATTGCGTGCGTAGTTGAGGTAGGCGTCGCGGACCTTGGTGGCGGCGGCTTGCACGTCCGGATGCTGTTCGATCGACGTGCGGTCGGTCAACGCATGGTTCGATTGCGCCTGCTGGCGAGCAGCGTCGAGCGATGCCTGAGCGGCGGCCACGGCGTCGTGGGCGTGCGAGACGTCTTCCGCCGACACCGCACCGGTGTTGGCCACCGCCAGACGGCGCTTCAAATCGTCCTGCGCGCGGGCCAGGTCCGACTCGCGCAGCGCGATGTTGGCCGCGTAGTAGTCGTTGTTCACGTAGAGCGTGCTCACCTGGCGCACGGCCTGGCCGAGCGCCGCCTCGGCGTTCAGGAGTGCGATCCTCGAATCGGCCGGGTCCAGCGTGACGACCGGGTCGCCCACTTTCACGATCTGCGTGTCGTCCGTGTCGACCGCGTTGACCGTGCCGGTCACTTGCGGCGTGAGCTGCACGAGGTTGCCGTTGACGTACGCGTCGTCGGTCGACTCGTGATATTGCCCATACGTAAAGTAGTACCCGCCGTACGCAGCACCCGCGACCACGACCCCAATGCCCAGCAGGGCGAGCCACAGCTTGCGCTTGCCGGAGGCGCCAGGCGCCGTCGCGTTCGGCGGTGTTCCGGCCGGGGCATCGTGTGCACCGTTGCGGTTCGATTGTGCCGAGTCCGCGCTCGTGCGCTCGGTCGTGATGCTGTCGCTCATGTCAATTCTCCAAAGAGTTTGCGAACGTGCCGGTTCAACGCGCGGCGACGACGGAGTTGGAATGCGTGGCTAAAGCCGCACTGTGTGCCGAGTCGGATGACGTATCGACGTAGCCGCCGCCGAGCGCCGATGCGAGCGCGATCTGCTGGTCGCGCCGGTCCATCAGCAGGTTGGCGACGGCCTGATCGGCCCGCAGCGCGTTCATGTCGGCGCTGAGCACGGTCAGCTGATTGGTCAGTCCGCCCTTGTACTGCGTGATCGCCAGATCGTCGGCCTCGCGCGCGGCTTGCTGCGCGGTTTGCGCATCGCCAAGCTGCACGTCGCTCGAGCGAATCTGCGCGAGTTGCGTCGCCACGCCGCTCAAGGCGCTGATCAGCGTCTGGTTGTAAGTCGCGACGGCGTCGTCGAAATCGGCGTAACGGCCCTTCAATTGCGCACGCAGTTCACCCGCGTCGAATATCGGCAGATGGATCGCCGGACCCGCGCTGGCCGTGCGGCTCGCCGCCGTCAGGAAGCGGCCAAAACCGAACGAATCCAGACCGATCGCGGCGCTCAGATTGATGTCCGGGTAGAACTCGGCCTTCGCTTCCTTCACTTCGTGCGTAATCGCATCGACGCGCCAGCGGGCCGCGACGATGTCCGGGCGGCGGCTCACGAGGTCGGCGGGAAGGTTGTCCGGCAGGCGCACCTCGTCGCCGACGCCAAGCGCAGGCCGCGCAATCGCGAGCCCGCGGTCCGGGCCTTCGCCCATGAGCGCGGCCAACTGGTAGCGGGTCGTCAGGACGCTGCCGTCGAGCGCGGCGAGCGCCGAGCGGGCGGTCGCGAGATTCGCCTGCGCCGTCTTGCGCTCGACCTGGGTATCGAGCCCGGTCGCGATGCGGCCGGCCGTGATGCGGTCGATCTGTTCGCGGCGCTCGACTTCCTGCTGTGCGATATCGCGCAGCACGTAAAGCCGCGCAAGCTGGTTATAGGTGCGAGCGATCGCGGTCGTGAGCGTGAGCCTGACGACTTCCGCGTCGGCCTCGCTTGCCTGCAATTGGGAGACCGCCGCCTTCAGCGCTTCGCGATTCTTGCCCCACAGATCCAGATCGTATGAAGCGGTCAACAGCCCGCTGTTCTGGGTTTGCCAGCTACCCGCGTAGGGCGGCGGCACTTGCGCCGTGCCGCTGAACTGCTGGCGCGTCAGCGAGTAATCGGCGTCGACACGCGGCATCGTGCTGGCCTTCGCGGTTTCCGCATAGGCTTGCGCCCCGGCGATGCGGGCGCGCGCCTGCGCAATCGTCGGGCTGCCCTTGAGCGCTTCCTCGAGCAAGGCCTTCAGTTGCACGTCACCGAACTGGTCGGCCCAGCCAGCCGCCGGCCAGTGACCGCTTTCGCCCGGCAGGCTTTGCGTCGTCGCGAACTGTTGCGGCCGGGCCATCTGCTTGTCGCTGTGGATGCCCGCATAGTTGGCGCATGCCGAGAGCACCGCAGCCAGGATCGCCGACAGCCCCGCCTTCATTACACGGATACCGCTGCCGGATTTAATAATCTGCACTTTCATTTTCTGACCTGTCCGATTAATGCTTAAAAAAAGGGGAGCGCCGCGGCGCTCACTCTCCAATGAACTTGTTAAGCAGACGGCACAGCTCTTCGAACTCCGCCCTCGTAAACTTCTTCAACCGCGCGTTGAGCACTTCCGGCGCGATACCCGGAATCTTGGCCGCGATTTCTTCGCCCTTCTTCGTCAGCATCAGGTTAACCACCCGACGATCGTCCACGCTGCGCGAGCGTTCCAGCAACCCCTTCGTTTCCAGCTTGTCCAGCATCCGCGTCATCAGTCCGGTGTCGACGGACAACATCTTCGAGAGCTCGAACGGCGTGGAGGCCAGGCCGCGCTGCATTGCGAGGAGAATGCCCATGTGTGGGCCGGTGATGTCGAGATCCTCGAGGGCCGTGTCCATTTCCGCAGTGATCAGGTTGCGAGCCTTGGTCAGCAAGAATCCGACGCTCTGTGTCAGCGAGAAGTTTTCGGGCGTGTAGTGCTTCATGGTGCGCCTCAATGTGAGTGACTCGCACAATAACTGCAAAGTCAGATTTCTGCAAGAACAATTTTCCGATTTCTTCCCGTCCGGGACGCGCGCTGCTCAGTGACCGCCCGCGCCCGCTGCGTTCCTGGCACCGTCCTTGCCGGGCGTGGTGATCCAGATGAGCGGAATGATTACGACAAAGATCACCGCCGACAACCAGAACACATCGTTCAGGCCAAGCATCGACGCCTGTGCGCTCAATTGTGTTTCGAAGAAGGCCTGGGCTTTGAAGAGACTCGCGTGCAGCGTCGTCTGAATACCGGCGAGCGCGTGCACGTAGGCCGGGTTGTTCACGCTGGTCTGCTCGGCGAGCTGCGAATGGTGCAGGATCGTCCGGTCGTTCCAGACTGTGCTCATGAGCGACGTCCCCGCCGCACCGGCGAAGATCCGCGCGAAGTTCGACAGGCCCGCGGCCGCTGGGATCTTCTCCTGCGGCAAGCCCGACAGGATGATCGCCGTGAGCGGCGTGAAGAACAGCGCCATCGGGATGCCCTGCAACAGCGTGGGCAACACGAGCGTGTAGGGGTCGACGTCCGTGGTGTAGAGCGAGCGCATGAAGAACACGCCGGCGAAACCCAGGAACGCGAGCGTCGCCAGCATCCGCACGTCCGATTTCGGCATGACCTTGCCCATCACCGGCGCAAGGAGCACGGCGAAGATGCCGAGCGGCGCGGTCACCATGCCGGCGTCGACGGCCCGGTAGCCCAGGTACTCCTGAATCCACGTCGGCAGGATCACAAGGTTGGCGAAAAAGACCGCGTACGCGACCGAAATCGCGATAGTGCCGCCCAGGAAGTTGCGTCCCTTAAACAGGCGCAGGTCGACGATCGGCCTGGCCTCGGTCAGCTCCCAGATCAG from Paraburkholderia phytofirmans OLGA172 encodes the following:
- a CDS encoding porin, which gives rise to MMGSQSSRQGCGFAWRRMLGWGLSFLAVCAPGVSQAQSSVTLYGIIDTGIEYVTNVGPHKSSVVREPSLTGSIPSRWGLRGKEDLGGGLSAIFVLESGFAPSTGALNQGGRLFGRQAYVGLSGRWGTLSLGRQYSQIYWALPGDTMGPNVYAAGDLDPYLAQPRLDNAVAYSFTSSGLTVGATYSLGRDGVDPAEAGGCAGQSPTDWRACKSISAMVKYEAATWGVATAFDRNYGGGGVGSPLPLSSQTDTRAVIDGYVKFGTATIGAGFLHRINHGEQTPTLFDAVSNYWWLGGTYFVLPQIALDAQFGHISVNGGSSAGASLFAARATYLLSKRTAVYVTAGRVFNQRNAAFTIDGGVIPPASSPLPGVNQTGAMVGIRHQF
- a CDS encoding bacteriohemerythrin; amino-acid sequence: MKDLEDQQTIHGRGIAPSLNPAVGTSMAEATRHAGAKDRAHPGFVWHDDYALGHQAMDETHREFVACVHALLSTEDDHLEHALEAFADHTHRHFGEEDASMRETAYGSAGCHIEEHAAVLQSLDDVRAMLADGRTEVVRSFARALMDWFPEHVRVMDQGLARWLVQRQLGASPVVIRRRLHIDA
- a CDS encoding PDR/VanB family oxidoreductase; this encodes MNTLLQVKVASKIWLADDIGGYELSPLSDGGLPAFEAGSHIDLHVPLGPMRQYSLYDLPGENPCYRIGVLRDPQSRGGSVKLLDDVQVGDTLTISAPRNHFALHSGQEDRSILFAGGIGITPILCMAQQLARERRPFEMHYCGRTLSRMAFVDRLQQAQFGDESQVHVHVDDGTPGQQLDASSSIGSPSPDKHLYVCGPTGFMDHILQTARELGWDEGHLHREYFAASPIDSSDDERFEIEIGSSGRIIEVHADQSAAHALLDAGFNLPLSCEQGVCGTCMTKVLDGVPDHRDLYLTDEERASNDSFMPCCSRAKTSRLVLDL
- a CDS encoding Rieske 2Fe-2S domain-containing protein, giving the protein MGDAMRRFWLPVIQSSDMPQANGEPQTIDLLGERFVVWRDQLGRPGIYAEGCLHRGASMQLARSEGDGLRCIYHGWKFAVDGTVLETPNVEDPKFKERIKGRTYPVREVGGIVWGYLGPKGKEPPFPHWAFMDQPDSNRINACAVVNANFVQVIEGLVDSSHLTVLHSSVLAKTNDSNLDYAKKTSHMQFDAAPKIEADETDFGFHYVAIRQTGDKRIARVTSFIAPCFIANANGDVWLAIVPVNDERCNLYHVWWDAEKHVGEEPLRTEQLTFVGLDEPTLRKYGMTADTCDSPAAMSVANGYRQDRGQQRNGHFTGFDSITQEDAACSVSSGAIRDRSQEMLSTADIAISRLQRCLLTYARAARDQQEIAALRADAGSAIGVSGEIGLDEDWRTLVPHHRIVSSHAARAERSQ
- a CDS encoding Rieske 2Fe-2S domain-containing protein encodes the protein MLSHNDNEILCRVGPGTPGGALMRRYWHPVCTSAQLPHPDCAPLRVRLLGENYVVFRDTEGKVGFLEELCMHRGASLALGRVEEGGIRCLYHGWKFSVSGAVMETPNHADPKYAARMKAPAFPAREEGGIVWAYVGPLELLPAFSHYAFMDSAPNNRVVLRVNVACNYLQLVEGGEDSSHVGVLHTNMARPGWKDDEFTPNPDVVNPAALASNDLEPALKIEDTAFGFHYVALRKTADPRVRNARVVPFIVPYGRIIPAPAFQFTVLEVPEDDTHTSTYIVVHGDAPVTEEKIIELLGLNDPKYYDRKNCTFSASWMDTFGQNRELMKENWTGLRGVEVEDATIGLSQGPLYDRSREHLVPADQAVVRVRRVLLDAIKRVMENRQPPALGLDLRGVSACDRQLEDGTAWQDLLPGHRQTVTA
- a CDS encoding HlyD family efflux transporter periplasmic adaptor subunit codes for the protein MSDSITTERTSADSAQSNRNGAHDAPAGTPPNATAPGASGKRKLWLALLGIGVVVAGAAYGGYYFTYGQYHESTDDAYVNGNLVQLTPQVTGTVNAVDTDDTQIVKVGDPVVTLDPADSRIALLNAEAALGQAVRQVSTLYVNNDYYAANIALRESDLARAQDDLKRRLAVANTGAVSAEDVSHAHDAVAAAQASLDAARQQAQSNHALTDRTSIEQHPDVQAAATKVRDAYLNYARNTLPAPVTGYVAQRSVQVGQRVAPGTPLMSIVPLDGVWVDANFKEVQLHRMRIGQPVTMTADVYGSSVKYHGRVIGFSAGTGSAFATLPAQNATGNWIKIVQRLPVRIALDPKELEAHPLRIGLSMAVDADTRDDSGTQLGAAVNTTYHTDVFAQYGEQADAEIAKIVEQNEVAVQAKTAMSAARKVRGIIRDCAASAACL
- a CDS encoding efflux transporter outer membrane subunit encodes the protein MKVQIIKSGSGIRVMKAGLSAILAAVLSACANYAGIHSDKQMARPQQFATTQSLPGESGHWPAAGWADQFGDVQLKALLEEALKGSPTIAQARARIAGAQAYAETAKASTMPRVDADYSLTRQQFSGTAQVPPPYAGSWQTQNSGLLTASYDLDLWGKNREALKAAVSQLQASEADAEVVRLTLTTAIARTYNQLARLYVLRDIAQQEVERREQIDRITAGRIATGLDTQVERKTAQANLATARSALAALDGSVLTTRYQLAALMGEGPDRGLAIARPALGVGDEVRLPDNLPADLVSRRPDIVAARWRVDAITHEVKEAKAEFYPDINLSAAIGLDSFGFGRFLTAASRTASAGPAIHLPIFDAGELRAQLKGRYADFDDAVATYNQTLISALSGVATQLAQIRSSDVQLGDAQTAQQAAREADDLAITQYKGGLTNQLTVLSADMNALRADQAVANLLMDRRDQQIALASALGGGYVDTSSDSAHSAALATHSNSVVAAR
- a CDS encoding MarR family winged helix-turn-helix transcriptional regulator, yielding MKHYTPENFSLTQSVGFLLTKARNLITAEMDTALEDLDITGPHMGILLAMQRGLASTPFELSKMLSVDTGLMTRMLDKLETKGLLERSRSVDDRRVVNLMLTKKGEEIAAKIPGIAPEVLNARLKKFTRAEFEELCRLLNKFIGE
- a CDS encoding DHA2 family efflux MFS transporter permease subunit, with amino-acid sequence MNPPKNASAPAPLVGWQFALGTFAVALATFMNVLDSSIANVAIPTLSGDLGVSVDEGTWVITMFSAANAVSIPLTGWLTQRVGQVKLFVAAILLFVVSSAACGLAPNLPVLLVARIVQGAVAGPLVPLSQSLLLASFPREKSSSALSLWAMTATVGPIAGPALGGWITDNYNWSWIFYINVPVGLFAAAVIWALYRKSETPSRKLPVDKMGLLSLIVWVGALQVMLDKGKDLDWFNSPVIWALTIVALVGFAFFLIWELTEARPIVDLRLFKGRNFLGGTIAISVAYAVFFANLVILPTWIQEYLGYRAVDAGMVTAPLGIFAVLLAPVMGKVMPKSDVRMLATLAFLGFAGVFFMRSLYTTDVDPYTLVLPTLLQGIPMALFFTPLTAIILSGLPQEKIPAAAGLSNFARIFAGAAGTSLMSTVWNDRTILHHSQLAEQTSVNNPAYVHALAGIQTTLHASLFKAQAFFETQLSAQASMLGLNDVFWLSAVIFVVIIPLIWITTPGKDGARNAAGAGGH